In Synechococcus sp. KORDI-52, one genomic interval encodes:
- the pxcA gene encoding proton extrusion protein PcxA has product MSRRNWINLFSTNQSIELSSDLERGYEAALLIQSLELEYYGDRLIRPDLKLSVPRAVQATILRRFKTALAICRNSAANLSDQRGQLDSQELRQLQLIESVVSRYGSRRSSVSPTISRSPDALPRSLLGVFDRIRLQLDPSTEDNVVAGYRRRRDSTLISLRVLLLLILVPLLVQQIAGTYLISPAVNHFSPELPFLSYPKPKLEERATEKLRLYKQELEFDAFLNGGQPLDDLQLRDKLTEKATELKHDADEESLKAIKNVFADFAGLIAFAVVCLVSREELRVLRGFIDEAVYGLSDSAKAFAIILFTDIFVGYHSPEGWRVLLDGVAEHFGLPSSESFVDLFIATFPVILATIFKYWIFRYLNRVSPSSVATLKGMNGGG; this is encoded by the coding sequence ATGAGCCGCCGTAACTGGATCAACTTGTTCAGCACCAATCAATCCATTGAATTGTCCAGTGATCTGGAGCGTGGCTATGAAGCCGCGCTGCTGATTCAAAGTCTTGAGCTTGAGTATTACGGCGATCGCCTGATTCGCCCGGACCTCAAGCTCTCCGTACCTCGTGCTGTTCAGGCCACGATTCTGCGCCGGTTCAAGACGGCACTGGCCATCTGCCGCAATTCAGCTGCCAATCTTTCTGATCAACGGGGACAACTGGATTCCCAGGAGCTGCGACAACTCCAACTGATCGAATCCGTGGTCAGCCGCTATGGATCACGGCGGTCCAGCGTCTCGCCCACGATCAGTCGTTCACCGGATGCGCTACCTCGCTCACTCCTGGGCGTGTTTGACCGCATTCGTCTGCAGTTGGACCCCTCGACTGAAGATAACGTTGTCGCCGGTTATCGACGCCGTCGTGACAGCACGCTGATCTCATTGCGAGTTCTGCTTCTGCTCATCCTCGTGCCCTTGCTGGTTCAGCAGATTGCTGGAACTTATCTGATTTCACCTGCGGTGAATCACTTTTCACCTGAACTTCCCTTCCTCAGTTATCCCAAACCGAAGCTGGAGGAGAGGGCGACTGAAAAGCTTCGTCTCTACAAACAAGAACTCGAATTCGATGCATTCCTGAACGGTGGTCAGCCCCTGGATGATCTCCAATTGCGCGACAAACTCACGGAGAAGGCAACGGAGCTGAAGCACGACGCCGATGAAGAGAGTCTCAAGGCGATCAAAAATGTCTTTGCTGATTTCGCAGGTCTGATCGCCTTTGCTGTGGTCTGCCTGGTGAGCCGCGAAGAATTGCGCGTTCTGCGGGGATTTATCGATGAGGCCGTTTATGGCCTGAGTGATTCGGCCAAGGCCTTCGCCATCATCCTATTTACGGACATCTTCGTGGGGTACCACAGCCCAGAAGGCTGGAGAGTTTTACTGGATGGCGTTGCGGAACATTTCGGGCTCCCTTCCAGCGAGAGTTTTGTCGATCTCTTCATCGCAACATTCCCCGTCATTCTGGCGACCATCTTCAAGTACTGGATCTTCAGATACCTCAACCGGGTTTCTCCATCGTCCGTTGCAACGCTCAAGGGGATGAATGGCGGTGGATAA
- the cobU gene encoding bifunctional adenosylcobinamide kinase/adenosylcobinamide-phosphate guanylyltransferase, which translates to MAVDNPETPVNPPASGFDRSLILVSGPARSGKSRWAEHLLRSHPVVTYIATGASRPDDLEWQKRLQAHRDRRPTHWSVAESGGELVQLLETLAPGQSVLIDALGGFVAHHLELEATEWTLLCERLVASIAKSNCTCVLVVEETGWGVVPPTRIGGLFRDRLGALAQQLDRIADAAWLVVQGRALDLHSLSHVVP; encoded by the coding sequence ATGGCGGTGGATAATCCAGAAACACCGGTGAATCCACCCGCTTCTGGCTTCGATCGCAGCTTGATTCTGGTCAGTGGGCCTGCCCGGAGTGGCAAGAGTCGTTGGGCAGAGCATCTGCTCCGGAGCCACCCTGTTGTGACCTACATCGCCACCGGGGCATCGCGTCCGGACGACCTTGAGTGGCAGAAACGTCTTCAAGCACATCGAGACCGTCGCCCTACCCACTGGAGTGTGGCTGAATCCGGTGGTGAGCTGGTGCAGCTTCTCGAGACCCTTGCACCTGGTCAATCCGTGCTGATCGATGCCCTTGGTGGATTCGTCGCCCATCACCTTGAGCTCGAAGCCACGGAATGGACGCTGCTGTGTGAGCGTCTCGTTGCATCCATCGCGAAATCGAACTGCACCTGTGTGCTGGTGGTGGAAGAGACAGGCTGGGGTGTTGTTCCTCCAACACGGATTGGCGGATTGTTTCGCGATCGCCTGGGAGCTTTGGCCCAACAACTTGACCGCATTGCTGACGCTGCCTGGCTTGTGGTGCAGGGCCGCGCTCTTGACCTTCATTCCTTGAGTCACGTGGTGCCATGA
- a CDS encoding tRNA (cytidine(34)-2'-O)-methyltransferase — translation MTGIEPLRIALFEPQIPPNTGNIARTSAAFRVPLTLIEPLGFKVDDRSVRRAGLDYWPHVQLSIAPNFPAFQNELEPGQRLIGCSRRGGSSLSSFGFQRGDVLLFGREDTGLPDTVREACDTILTIPMPGAADDAGQGGVRSLNLSVACALVTYAAGQQLLLW, via the coding sequence ATGACTGGGATCGAACCACTGCGCATCGCCCTGTTTGAACCTCAGATTCCACCGAACACCGGGAATATTGCGCGCACATCTGCGGCATTCAGGGTCCCGCTGACCTTGATCGAACCTCTCGGTTTCAAGGTGGATGACCGCAGCGTTCGCCGTGCAGGTCTCGACTACTGGCCCCACGTTCAGCTTTCGATCGCTCCAAATTTCCCGGCCTTCCAGAACGAACTCGAGCCTGGACAACGATTGATCGGTTGCAGCCGTCGCGGTGGTTCGTCGCTTTCATCCTTTGGATTCCAGCGGGGTGATGTCCTGCTGTTCGGCCGTGAAGACACTGGTCTGCCGGACACAGTGCGTGAGGCTTGCGACACGATCCTCACCATCCCCATGCCCGGTGCCGCTGACGACGCAGGGCAGGGTGGCGTACGAAGCCTCAATCTCTCTGTGGCCTGCGCCCTGGTGACCTATGCGGCTGGACAGCAGTTGCTCTTGTGGTGA
- a CDS encoding M23 family metallopeptidase encodes MNKVPASHVFAAGSWIALPDSARVVAVTLSSLDRDSERQTPPLSVPPPLSNVARIQRGDSLAAFLKRHGVTQEQLKDFNPGLELNALTVGRELQIAKASSGQSVLAVRPLGSGGAAWPERKPLPTADQPDLLKPPIVGYQWPTKGVFTSGYGWRWGRMHKGIDIANNTGTPIVAARDGVVSFSGWRGAYGYLVEIKHSDGESTRYAHNSRLLVKKGQIVPRGARISLMGSTGRSTGPHLHFEIRRSGGAALNPLIKLPARQA; translated from the coding sequence TTGAACAAGGTTCCCGCCTCCCATGTCTTTGCGGCTGGGAGTTGGATTGCTCTTCCTGATTCAGCCCGGGTTGTCGCCGTGACACTGTCGTCACTCGATCGGGACAGTGAGCGTCAGACACCCCCCCTTTCAGTGCCGCCGCCGCTAAGCAACGTTGCCAGGATTCAGCGGGGAGACTCCCTCGCTGCTTTTCTCAAGCGTCACGGTGTGACTCAGGAGCAGCTCAAGGACTTCAATCCCGGCCTTGAACTCAATGCATTGACAGTTGGCCGAGAACTTCAGATCGCAAAAGCGTCGTCAGGTCAGTCTGTTCTTGCGGTTCGCCCCCTTGGCAGTGGTGGGGCAGCGTGGCCTGAGCGCAAGCCTTTGCCAACGGCCGACCAGCCCGACCTCCTCAAACCACCCATCGTCGGTTATCAATGGCCGACCAAGGGTGTGTTCACATCCGGCTATGGCTGGCGTTGGGGAAGGATGCACAAAGGCATCGACATCGCCAACAACACTGGTACTCCAATTGTGGCGGCAAGAGATGGCGTTGTTTCGTTCTCAGGCTGGAGAGGTGCTTACGGCTATCTGGTCGAAATCAAGCACAGCGATGGTGAATCCACTCGATATGCCCACAACAGTCGCCTCCTTGTCAAGAAAGGCCAAATTGTTCCTCGCGGTGCCCGTATTTCATTAATGGGAAGCACTGGACGAAGCACAGGCCCCCACCTCCACTTTGAAATCCGTCGCTCCGGTGGAGCTGCCTTGAACCCGTTGATCAAATTGCCCGCCCGTCAGGCTTGA
- a CDS encoding peroxiredoxin, giving the protein MTDTGCLRVGQQAPDFTATAVVDQEFKEVTLSQYRGKYVVLFFYPLDFTFVCPTEITAFSDRYADFSSKNTEVLGVSVDSQFSHLAWIQTPRNQGGLGDINYPLVADLKKEISTAYNVLDDAEGVALRGLFIIDPDGVIMHATINNLPVGRNVDETLRVLQAFQYVQSNPDEVCPANWTPGEKTMKPDPKGSKEYFSAIG; this is encoded by the coding sequence ATGACCGACACCGGTTGCTTGCGTGTGGGCCAGCAGGCCCCTGATTTCACAGCCACCGCAGTGGTGGACCAGGAGTTCAAGGAAGTCACCCTGTCCCAGTACCGCGGCAAGTACGTGGTGCTGTTCTTCTATCCACTGGACTTCACCTTCGTCTGTCCGACAGAAATCACAGCGTTCAGCGACCGCTACGCCGATTTCTCAAGTAAGAACACCGAAGTCCTCGGCGTTTCTGTCGATAGTCAGTTCAGCCACCTGGCCTGGATTCAGACTCCTCGCAACCAGGGTGGTCTTGGCGATATCAACTATCCCCTCGTCGCCGACCTGAAGAAAGAGATCTCCACGGCGTACAACGTGCTCGATGACGCTGAGGGTGTCGCCCTTCGCGGTTTGTTCATCATCGATCCCGATGGCGTGATCATGCACGCCACAATCAACAACCTTCCGGTCGGTCGCAACGTTGATGAAACCCTGCGGGTTCTGCAGGCCTTCCAGTACGTTCAGTCCAACCCTGATGAAGTTTGCCCTGCCAACTGGACTCCCGGCGAAAAGACCATGAAGCCAGATCCAAAGGGCTCCAAGGAATACTTCTCCGCCATCGGCTGA
- a CDS encoding UPF0182 family protein has protein sequence MRRLLLLLPLVVFAARMQIEWLWFEQFEWTHVLLKRWLLQLLFAGLAMLPLLAARLWCRQFREQKPSSSQGMSLSGWSYGAALTLCSAAVLISGLLTLDLLALAIRDPFELGDWDQHLWPHQRISTVAMLIQAGGIALAMGWPRLRPWLARIVAGSLVVVVSRAWGIWSLALWIPDQGLDDPLLGTDLSFGLGRFAGLHLALELWVLGATFTLCFELWCCLARSKAVSDWTSPAFAPRQVQLIRSLSALLVLGLAGLVWLSRHQLLWTQHGLVAGAGWLQEHLTLPFRAGTTLLLVLIALALLFPCRRRLRRGLVVTLASLLALEMVATPLTRWLVVRPQEINLQSRYLTYAIDATRRGFQLDLIKRQVIEPQTRLSETDLDQGASTLENVRLWDSAPLLEANRQLQQLRVYYRFSNAAVDRYPLNQQSDSAQQVILSARELDQSALPRRSRTWQNRHFIFTHGYGFTVSPVNERSYDGLPSYFISDLGTDTRITGNEGLGIDRSEVEQAIPVGDAALYYGMLPSPYAVVPTQIPEFDYPEGDLNVMTHYRGSGGVSIGSWLQRCAAAVYLRELRLLTTSAINTDSKILIRREVRSRVAAIAPFIDFRGDPYLISIPNPPPGFMTTKQGDSDQRNQHQYWVVEGYTHSSTLAYSAAVSPEDPDRYLRNSVKAIVDAYNGSVRFFISEPQDPIVIAWNRAFPGLFEPMQSMPSLVRDHRRVPEDFFNVQVSQLKRYHVEDPRVFYSGDDVWQVPSEIYGGQKVDVEPYHVTAQLQDNTNSEFLLLQPLTPLERPNLTAWLAARNDGDHYGQLELIDFPKDKNILGPEQVQALIHQDPEVSKVFGLWDQGDLELVQGNLLVLPVGSALLYVEPVYLRTSKVGLPSLARIVVSDGRSIAMDQSLSLALDQLMKKAPPV, from the coding sequence ATGAGACGCCTTCTCCTTCTGCTTCCGCTGGTTGTTTTTGCAGCCCGGATGCAGATCGAGTGGCTCTGGTTTGAGCAGTTCGAATGGACCCACGTTCTCTTGAAGCGCTGGCTTCTTCAGCTTCTGTTCGCGGGCTTGGCGATGTTGCCGTTGTTGGCAGCTCGTCTCTGGTGCAGACAATTCAGAGAACAGAAGCCGAGTTCATCCCAGGGGATGAGCCTGAGCGGCTGGTCCTACGGAGCAGCTCTGACCCTCTGTTCTGCAGCGGTGCTGATCAGTGGATTGCTGACGCTTGATCTCCTGGCGTTGGCCATCCGTGATCCCTTTGAGTTGGGCGATTGGGATCAGCATCTTTGGCCTCATCAGCGGATCAGCACAGTTGCGATGCTCATCCAGGCAGGGGGGATTGCCCTGGCGATGGGCTGGCCGCGCCTGAGGCCTTGGTTGGCAAGGATCGTTGCAGGGTCGCTGGTGGTTGTCGTCAGCCGCGCCTGGGGAATCTGGTCGTTAGCCCTCTGGATCCCCGACCAAGGCCTGGACGACCCATTGCTTGGAACTGATCTGAGCTTCGGATTAGGGCGCTTCGCTGGATTGCATCTGGCCCTGGAGCTTTGGGTTTTAGGCGCCACCTTCACGCTCTGCTTTGAACTCTGGTGTTGCCTGGCCCGGTCGAAAGCCGTCTCTGACTGGACCAGTCCTGCCTTTGCTCCGCGACAGGTTCAGCTGATCAGATCCCTGTCGGCGCTTCTGGTGCTGGGATTGGCCGGCCTGGTCTGGCTGTCAAGACATCAGCTGCTTTGGACCCAACACGGCCTTGTGGCTGGGGCTGGATGGCTCCAGGAACACCTCACCCTTCCGTTCCGAGCTGGCACAACACTGCTGCTTGTTCTGATTGCTCTGGCGCTTCTGTTTCCCTGTCGGCGAAGGCTGCGTCGAGGACTGGTGGTGACTTTGGCATCGCTTCTGGCACTCGAGATGGTCGCCACACCATTGACCCGATGGCTTGTGGTCCGGCCGCAGGAGATCAATCTTCAATCTCGTTATCTCACCTACGCCATTGATGCCACGCGAAGGGGCTTTCAGCTGGATCTGATCAAACGTCAAGTCATCGAACCGCAGACAAGGCTCAGCGAAACTGATCTGGACCAAGGCGCCAGCACGCTTGAGAATGTGCGCCTGTGGGACAGCGCCCCCTTACTGGAAGCCAACCGACAACTGCAGCAACTGCGGGTCTACTACCGCTTTTCCAATGCGGCCGTTGATCGTTATCCGCTCAATCAACAGAGCGATTCGGCACAACAGGTGATTCTCTCGGCCCGTGAATTGGATCAGTCCGCCTTGCCGCGCCGATCCAGAACCTGGCAGAACCGTCATTTCATCTTCACCCACGGATATGGCTTCACCGTCAGTCCCGTGAATGAGCGTAGTTATGACGGCTTGCCTTCCTATTTCATCAGTGATCTCGGGACGGATACTCGAATCACGGGAAATGAAGGGCTGGGAATTGATCGATCAGAGGTCGAACAGGCGATTCCTGTTGGCGATGCCGCGCTGTACTACGGCATGCTGCCTTCCCCCTACGCCGTTGTTCCAACACAGATCCCGGAATTCGATTATCCCGAGGGAGATCTCAATGTGATGACTCACTATCGAGGATCGGGTGGGGTATCAATTGGGTCTTGGCTTCAACGATGTGCAGCTGCTGTTTATCTTCGAGAGCTACGTCTGCTCACAACTAGTGCAATCAATACTGACTCCAAAATCTTGATTCGGCGTGAAGTGCGAAGTCGAGTGGCTGCCATCGCCCCGTTCATTGATTTCCGTGGTGACCCTTACCTGATTTCGATACCGAATCCTCCTCCCGGATTCATGACGACGAAGCAAGGAGATTCTGATCAACGGAACCAACACCAGTATTGGGTTGTCGAGGGTTACACCCACAGTTCCACCTTGGCCTATAGCGCAGCAGTATCACCAGAAGATCCTGATCGGTATCTAAGAAACTCGGTGAAAGCGATTGTCGATGCTTACAACGGCAGTGTTCGCTTTTTTATCTCGGAACCTCAGGATCCGATAGTGATTGCCTGGAATCGCGCTTTCCCGGGCTTGTTTGAACCGATGCAGTCGATGCCCTCATTGGTTCGTGATCACCGGAGAGTTCCTGAGGACTTTTTTAACGTTCAGGTCAGTCAGCTGAAGCGATACCACGTCGAAGATCCCAGGGTCTTCTACAGCGGTGATGATGTTTGGCAGGTTCCAAGTGAGATCTACGGTGGTCAAAAAGTTGATGTTGAGCCATACCACGTTACGGCCCAACTGCAGGACAATACCAACTCAGAATTTTTATTGCTGCAGCCATTGACTCCCTTGGAAAGGCCAAACCTCACCGCATGGTTGGCTGCCCGAAATGATGGCGATCATTACGGGCAATTGGAACTGATCGATTTCCCTAAAGACAAAAATATTCTCGGTCCAGAACAAGTCCAAGCTCTGATTCATCAAGATCCAGAGGTCAGCAAAGTGTTCGGCCTATGGGATCAGGGCGATCTTGAACTCGTTCAAGGCAATCTGCTGGTTCTTCCCGTTGGCTCAGCTCTTCTATATGTTGAGCCCGTCTACCTTCGCACCAGCAAAGTGGGCCTGCCCTCGCTTGCGCGAATTGTCGTCAGTGATGGTCGTTCCATTGCCATGGACCAGAGCTTGTCTCTTGCCTTGGATCAGCTCATGAAAAAAGCCCCACCCGTTTAA
- the ftsH gene encoding ATP-dependent zinc metalloprotease FtsH, whose amino-acid sequence MKRSVDVAAGSDSSKGSATPPKIEPSPKQGFWTKRETVSYSTLLRDIDAKKVKQLDLVPGRREVRVQYNDGKRVTVPVFANDNQILRAAESSGTPLTVVDIRREEAGRELAGTLVLVLLVVVGLSLLLKRSAQMANRALGFGRSQPRLKPQEDLQLRFEDVAGINDARLELEEVVTFLKQPEAFIRLGAKIPRGVLLVGPPGTGKTLLAKAIAGEAGVPFFSMAASEFVELFVGVGASRVRDLFRQAKDKSPCIVFIDEIDAVGRQRGAGIGGGNDEREQTLNQLLTEMDGFEENSGVILLAATNRADVLDAALLRPGRFDRRIDVGLPDRRGREAILAVHARTRPLDDSVSLSDWASRTPGFSGADLANLLNEAAILTARQNMLRIGQFQLEGALERITMGLSNRPLQDSAKKRLIAYHEVGHALVASLLPAANEVDKVTILPRGGAGGYTRFMPDEEVLDSGLITRSSCLADLVVALGGRAAEQVVFGSLEITQGASGDLQMVAQLAREMVTRFGFSNLGPMALEGPGAEVFLGRDWFNQRPGYAESTGQAIDVQIRQLAKNALAQAIALLEPRRELMDQLVDVLITEETISGDRFRDIAGLP is encoded by the coding sequence ATGAAGCGCAGCGTTGACGTGGCAGCAGGTTCGGACAGCTCCAAAGGTTCAGCGACCCCTCCGAAGATTGAACCCTCCCCGAAGCAGGGGTTCTGGACAAAGCGGGAGACGGTGAGTTACTCCACCCTGCTGCGCGACATTGACGCGAAAAAGGTCAAGCAGCTGGATCTTGTTCCTGGGCGAAGGGAGGTCCGGGTCCAATACAACGATGGCAAAAGGGTCACAGTCCCTGTTTTCGCCAACGACAACCAGATCCTTCGCGCAGCCGAAAGCTCGGGGACACCGTTGACGGTGGTCGACATCCGTCGTGAAGAGGCAGGGCGTGAACTTGCCGGAACCCTTGTTCTGGTCCTCCTCGTGGTTGTTGGTCTGTCGCTGCTGCTGAAGCGTTCAGCCCAGATGGCCAATCGTGCTCTGGGTTTTGGCCGTAGTCAGCCCCGGTTGAAACCCCAGGAAGACCTGCAGCTTCGTTTTGAAGATGTGGCTGGCATCAATGATGCACGGCTGGAACTCGAGGAGGTGGTTACCTTCCTCAAACAGCCTGAGGCGTTCATTCGGCTCGGCGCCAAGATTCCGCGCGGCGTGCTTCTTGTCGGTCCTCCCGGAACCGGAAAAACCCTTCTTGCCAAGGCCATTGCAGGGGAAGCGGGAGTTCCCTTCTTCTCGATGGCGGCCTCTGAGTTTGTGGAGCTTTTTGTTGGTGTTGGTGCCAGCCGAGTCCGCGATCTCTTCCGCCAAGCCAAGGACAAATCTCCCTGCATCGTCTTCATCGATGAGATTGACGCGGTGGGCCGCCAGCGTGGAGCGGGTATCGGCGGTGGCAACGATGAACGTGAACAGACCCTCAACCAGCTTCTGACGGAGATGGATGGATTCGAGGAGAACTCCGGCGTCATCCTTCTTGCCGCAACGAACCGTGCCGACGTACTCGATGCGGCTTTATTGCGTCCTGGACGCTTCGACCGCCGCATTGATGTGGGCCTGCCCGATCGCCGTGGTCGTGAGGCCATCCTCGCCGTGCACGCCAGAACAAGGCCCCTCGATGATTCCGTCTCATTGTCGGATTGGGCGAGCCGGACGCCTGGTTTTTCAGGAGCGGACCTGGCGAATCTGCTGAATGAAGCGGCTATTTTGACCGCTCGCCAGAACATGCTCCGCATCGGTCAGTTCCAGCTGGAGGGGGCCTTGGAACGGATCACCATGGGCCTGAGCAACCGCCCGCTGCAGGACAGCGCCAAAAAACGTCTCATTGCCTACCACGAGGTGGGCCATGCCCTGGTGGCCAGCCTTCTGCCGGCTGCGAATGAGGTGGACAAAGTAACGATCCTTCCCCGGGGAGGAGCCGGTGGATACACCCGCTTCATGCCCGACGAGGAGGTTCTGGATTCCGGGCTGATCACACGTTCCTCCTGCCTCGCTGATCTGGTGGTGGCCCTGGGCGGACGAGCTGCGGAGCAGGTGGTCTTCGGATCGCTTGAGATCACCCAGGGGGCCAGTGGAGATCTGCAGATGGTTGCGCAACTGGCAAGGGAGATGGTGACCCGCTTCGGATTCTCCAACCTCGGACCAATGGCGCTTGAGGGCCCGGGAGCAGAGGTTTTTCTGGGTCGCGATTGGTTCAACCAACGGCCTGGCTATGCCGAATCCACAGGCCAGGCCATTGATGTTCAGATCCGTCAGCTGGCCAAGAATGCTCTGGCGCAAGCCATTGCACTGCTTGAACCGCGTCGTGAGTTGATGGATCAACTGGTAGACGTTTTGATCACCGAGGAAACGATCAGCGGTGATCGGTTCCGAGACATCGCCGGCCTCCCATGA
- the rpmF gene encoding 50S ribosomal protein L32: MAVPKKKTSKAKRNQRSATWKAKAAVAAQRAMSIGKSVLSGRAQGFVYPVSEAEESES, translated from the coding sequence ATGGCCGTCCCGAAGAAGAAAACATCCAAGGCCAAGCGCAACCAGCGCAGCGCCACATGGAAGGCCAAGGCGGCCGTTGCCGCCCAACGTGCAATGTCGATCGGCAAGTCCGTGTTGAGTGGTCGCGCTCAGGGATTCGTCTACCCGGTCAGCGAGGCTGAAGAGAGCGAATCCTGA
- a CDS encoding phosphoribulokinase codes for MDPEGPRLIPSCDQERLLQHLDLGDLKSWFAEQRRTKRHQVALDQWHPRAAPDWLWSIGLPVLSLAEQWQGERRLLGFSALPGCGKTTLGLWIEAAAEVLGLSIQVVSLDDFYYEAQRLDAAMCGNPWDVPRALPGSHDLDLLISCIRQWRQGQEVLMPCFDKAKRQGRGDRDGWRRCQADLLILEGWFVGCTPVEPAADEPHLESPLTPEELEWRHRLQPLLASYEVVWRCFDQLWQLRPKDFNAPLLWKRQQEQTLLAERGASLSDSELERFIRMILCSLPSSSFQQMRADVVVEVDPDRSLRRIHLPRAIQDSLSSASLTG; via the coding sequence TTGGATCCTGAGGGCCCACGTCTGATTCCGAGCTGCGATCAGGAACGTTTGCTCCAGCACCTTGATTTGGGTGATCTCAAGTCCTGGTTCGCTGAGCAGCGCAGGACGAAGCGCCACCAGGTGGCCCTCGATCAATGGCACCCCAGAGCTGCGCCTGATTGGTTGTGGTCGATTGGTCTGCCAGTGCTGAGCCTGGCGGAGCAATGGCAGGGAGAACGCCGACTGCTCGGGTTCAGTGCTCTGCCGGGATGCGGAAAGACCACCCTGGGGCTATGGATCGAAGCTGCCGCAGAGGTCCTTGGGCTCTCGATCCAGGTGGTGTCACTTGACGATTTCTATTACGAGGCTCAACGGCTTGATGCAGCGATGTGCGGCAACCCCTGGGACGTTCCGCGCGCCCTTCCAGGCAGCCATGATCTGGATCTGCTGATCAGTTGCATCAGGCAGTGGCGCCAGGGCCAGGAGGTGTTGATGCCCTGTTTCGATAAAGCCAAACGACAGGGGCGGGGTGATCGTGACGGATGGCGCCGCTGCCAGGCCGATCTGCTGATACTTGAAGGCTGGTTTGTCGGATGTACACCAGTGGAGCCTGCAGCAGACGAGCCCCATCTCGAGAGTCCACTCACGCCCGAGGAGCTGGAATGGCGCCACAGACTTCAACCACTCCTGGCCAGCTACGAAGTTGTCTGGAGATGCTTCGATCAGCTCTGGCAATTGAGGCCGAAGGACTTCAATGCCCCGTTGTTGTGGAAACGGCAACAGGAACAAACGCTGTTGGCAGAGAGGGGAGCATCCCTATCTGATTCCGAATTGGAACGTTTCATCCGCATGATTCTTTGCTCGCTGCCATCGAGCAGTTTTCAACAGATGCGTGCAGATGTTGTTGTGGAGGTGGATCCAGATCGAAGCTTGCGGCGAATCCACCTCCCACGTGCGATTCAGGATTCGCTCTCTTCAGCCTCGCTGACCGGGTAG
- a CDS encoding DUF565 domain-containing protein, with product MSSIQRTRLAGLQSHWGADLRQSWSGPWWRRSTSLLLLLVGFFIGGNLTVHLANAVGVRTFTALYALVACELMVLGRRRVPWLDNLRLGFVYAVVLEAFKVGS from the coding sequence ATGAGCTCAATCCAGCGCACTCGACTGGCGGGCCTTCAGAGCCATTGGGGTGCAGACCTGCGCCAGTCCTGGTCTGGCCCATGGTGGCGACGGAGTACTTCCTTGCTCCTGCTTCTTGTCGGTTTTTTCATCGGTGGCAATCTCACAGTGCACCTTGCGAATGCCGTTGGGGTCAGAACATTCACAGCGTTGTACGCCCTCGTGGCCTGTGAGCTCATGGTGCTTGGGCGTCGCCGAGTCCCCTGGCTCGACAACCTGCGCCTCGGATTTGTTTATGCCGTAGTTCTGGAGGCGTTCAAAGTTGGATCCTGA
- a CDS encoding HAD-IA family hydrolase, with amino-acid sequence MPLLLLKVNRLSAVFWDVDGTLADTEMDGHRPAFNMAFKELDLPFVWDEELYNRLLAIPGGLRRVKLHAETCGVPLSQDQLDQVRDRKRVHYLERVRQGHVHLRPGVKRLLQELSSAGVQQWIVTSSGSASVMALLEQIQTQIPSFDGVVTSDDVASGKPAPDGYLLALERSGANSAASLAVEDSAAGLSAARAAGLRCLLTPSPWDADALRDSYDKATAMLDHLGDPGEQATVLSGASCHDGTVTLKYLENLLSVPDR; translated from the coding sequence GTGCCGTTGCTGCTCCTCAAGGTGAACAGGCTTTCAGCGGTCTTTTGGGATGTGGATGGCACCTTGGCCGATACGGAAATGGACGGTCATCGACCGGCCTTCAACATGGCCTTCAAGGAGCTGGATCTCCCCTTTGTTTGGGATGAAGAGCTGTACAACAGACTTCTGGCGATCCCCGGCGGACTCCGCAGGGTGAAACTTCATGCTGAAACCTGTGGGGTGCCCCTCAGCCAGGACCAACTGGACCAGGTGCGTGATCGGAAACGGGTCCATTACCTGGAACGGGTCCGTCAAGGGCATGTGCATCTCCGTCCCGGTGTGAAGAGGCTTTTGCAGGAGTTGAGCAGCGCCGGCGTGCAGCAGTGGATCGTCACCTCCAGCGGATCGGCGTCGGTGATGGCTCTGCTGGAACAGATCCAAACGCAAATCCCCAGCTTCGATGGGGTGGTGACATCGGATGACGTTGCTTCGGGAAAGCCAGCACCGGACGGCTACCTTCTCGCTCTCGAACGCAGTGGGGCCAACAGTGCTGCCAGCCTCGCAGTCGAAGATTCCGCTGCAGGTCTGTCGGCGGCAAGAGCCGCAGGTCTGCGGTGTCTGCTGACCCCTTCCCCTTGGGATGCCGATGCTTTGCGTGATTCCTATGACAAGGCCACTGCGATGTTGGATCACCTGGGTGACCCTGGGGAACAGGCGACCGTGCTTTCCGGCGCCTCTTGCCATGACGGAACAGTGACGCTGAAGTATCTGGAGAATCTGCTTTCGGTGCCGGATCGATGA